In Zingiber officinale cultivar Zhangliang chromosome 6A, Zo_v1.1, whole genome shotgun sequence, a single genomic region encodes these proteins:
- the LOC121998074 gene encoding phosphomevalonate kinase, peroxisomal-like, translating into MEVVASAPGKVLITGGYLILERPNAGIVFTTTARFYAIVKPLYDDIKPDSWVWSWTDVKVTSPQLSWEATYKLSLKNSILQCTSSRDSVNPFVEQAVQYAIAASKVILSEKEKDKLQKLLLQGLDITILGSNDFYSYRNQIEAHGLPLTRESLASLPPFSSITFNRVASNGTLPGEQCKPEVAKTGLGSSAAMTTSVVAALLHYLGVVTLPFSSRSQLDDKISDSDLDLVHIVAQSAHCLAQGKIGSGFDVSAAVYGSQRYIRFSPALLMPTQLMGSTSLPDVVKHILEENWDHKRFPFCLPPLMTLLLGEPGTGGSSTPSMVGAVKRWQKADPHKSQETWKNIAEANSTLEAQLRQLQQLSETHREAYINIIGICSHHTYGRWMELISDQFQESVVKSLLGARHAFLEVRAYMQEMGKEAGVPIEPEPQTQLLDATMNLEGVLLAGVPGAGGYDAVFAIVLGEASNSIADFWSSSRVLPLLVKEDRHGVSLESGDPRAEKVSSGISSMKIV; encoded by the exons ATGGAAGT GGTTGCTTCGGCTCCTGGAAAGGTCTTGATCACAGGCGGCTACCTCATCTTGGAGAGGCCAAATGCTGGCATAGTTTTCACCACCACCGCTCGCTTCTATGCCATCGTCAAACCGCTGTACGACGATATCAAACCTGATAGTTGGGTCTGG TCATGGACAGATGTTAAAGTAACTTCCCCTCAGCTTTCTTGGGAGGCCACATACAAGTTGTCTCTGAAAAACTCTATTCTGCAGTGCACTTCTTCAAG GGACTCAGTCAATCCCTTTGTGGAGCAAGCTGTGCAATATGCTATAGCTGCATCCAAGGTAATACTCTCTGAAAAGGAAAAGGATAAATTACAAAAACTACTTCTACAAG GTCTTGATATTACAATCTTAGGAAGCAATGATTTCTACTCTTACAGAAATCAG ATTGAAGCGCATGGCTTACCTTTGACTCGAGAGTCATTGGCTTCACTTCCTCCTTTTTCTTCAATAACATTTAATCGAGTGGCTTCTAATGGAACACTTCCTGGAGAGCAATGCAAACCTGAGGTTGCAAAAACAGGACTTGGCTCATCAGCAGCAATGACCACATCAGTCGTTGCAGCACTCCTTCATTACCTTGGAGTTGTTACTCTTCCTTTTTCAAGCAGAAGCCAGTTAGATGACAAAATATCTGATTCAGATCTTGATTTAGTACACATTGTTGCCCAAAGTGCTCATTGTTTAGCTCAAGGAAAAATTGGCAGCGGCTTTGATGTCAGTGCTGCTGTCTATGGCAGTCAACGTTACATCAGATTTTCGCCTGCTCTTTTGATGCCTACCCAG CTGATGGGAAGTACGAGCTTACCAGATGTAGTCAAACATATTTTGGAGGAGAATTGGGACCATAAAAGATTTCCATTTTGTTTACCTCCACTTATGACCCTT CTATTGGGGGAACCAGGCACTGGAGGTTCATCTACACCTTCCATGGTAGGTGCTGTTAAGCGGTGGCAGAAAGCTGATCCTCACAAATCCCAAGAAACATGGAAAAACATTGCGGAGGCAAATTCAACACTTGAAGCACAACTTAGGCAGTTACAGCAATTATCTGAGACCCATCGGGAGGCATACATTAATATCATTGGCATTTGCAGTCATCACACTTACGGAAGG TGGATGGAGTTAATATCTGACCAATTTCAAGAATCCGTCGTCAAGTCTTTGTTAGGAGCAAGACATGCTTTCCTAGAGGTCAGAGCTTATATGCAAGAGATGGGAAAAGAAGCAGGCGTACCG ATCGAACCAGAACCCCAAACTCAACTTCTGGATGCCACAATGAACCTGGAAGGAGTTCTGTTAGCAGGTGTGCCAGGAGCAGGTGGTTATGATGCTGTATTTGCTATTGTTCTTGGGGAAGCAAGCAATTCCATAGCTGATTTTTGGAGCTCTTCTCGTGTTCTGCCCCTTCTGGTCAAAGAAGATCGTCATGGCGTGTCATTGGAAAGTGGAGATCCAAGAGCCGAAAAAGTGTCTTCAGGAATATCTTCGATGAAGATAGTCTAA
- the LOC121998075 gene encoding 6-phosphogluconate dehydrogenase, decarboxylating 1 yields the protein MVLTRIGLAGLAVMGQNLALNIAEKGFPISVYNRTTSKVDETVERAKLEGNLPVYGFHEPEAFINSIQKPRVVIMLVKAGAPVDQTITTLSAHMEVGDCIIDGGNEWYENTERREKAMAELGLLYLGMGVSGGEEGARNGPSLMPGGSYEAYKNIEDILLKVAAQVPDSGPCVTYIGKGGSGNFVKMIHNGIEYGDMQLIAEAYDVLRSVGKLTNEELQQVFSEWNKGELLSFLIEITADIFGVKDDKGDGYLVDKVLDKTGMKGTGKWTVQQAAELSVAAPTIAASLDSRFLSGLKEERVAAAKVFHSCVFEGEPVDKKKLIDDVRQALYASKICSYAQGMNLIRAKSIEKGWDLKLGELARIWKGGCIIRAIFLDRIKKAYDRNPELSSLLVDPEFAKEIQDRQSAWRRVVCLAINSGISTPGMSASLAYFDTYRRESVPANLVQAQRDYFGAHTYERIDIPGAFHTEWFKIAKQSKI from the coding sequence ATGGTTCTCACAAGAATAGGCCTTGCCGGTCTTGCTGTGATGGGCCAAAACCTGGCCTTGAACATTGCTGAGAAAGGATTTCCTATTTCTGTATACAATCGAACCACCTCAAAAGTTGATGAGACTGTGGAACGTGCTAAACTCGAGGGGAACCTCCCTGTTTATGGTTTCCATGAACCTGAAGCTTTTATCAACTCGATCCAGAAGCCCCGTGTTGTCATCATGCTCGTGAAAGCCGGTGCACCAGTGGATCAAACCATAACCACGCTTTCAGCTCACATGGAAGTGGGTGACTGCATAATTGACGGAGGCAATGAATGGTACGAGAACACTGAGAGGCGCGAAAAAGCAATGGCTGAACTTGGCCTCCTGTATCTTGGAATGGGAGTCTCCGGCGGAGAGGAGGGTGCGCGAAATGGCCCTTCATTGATGCCTGGAGGATCTTATGAGGCTTACAAGAACATAGAAGATATTCTTCTAAAGGTAGCTGCTCAGGTGCCTGACAGCGGCCCCTGTGTTACATACATCGGCAAAGGTGGTTCTGGCAATTTCGTAAAGATGATCCATAATGGGATCGAGTATGGGGACATGCAACTGATCGCCGAAGCTTATGATGTGTTGAGGTCAGTAGGGAAGCTTACTAACGAAGAGTTGCAGCAAGTTTTCTCAGAGTGGAACAAGGGGGAACTCCTCAGCTTCTTGATCGAGATCACAGCCGACATTTTCGGGGTAAAGGATGATAAGGGGGATGGGTATCTCGTCGACAAGGTGTTAGACAAGACTGGAATGAAAGGTACTGGCAAATGGACTGTGCAACAAGCAGCTGAGTTATCGGTGGCTGCGCCAACCATTGCAGCATCTCTCGATTCCAGGTTTCTCAGTGGATTGAAAGAAGAAAGAGTTGCAGCTGCTAAAGTTTTCCATTCATGTGTCTTCGAGGGTGAGCCAGTCGACAAGAAGAAGTTAATAGATGATGTGAGGCAAGCGCTTTATGCCTCGAAAATTTGTAGCTATGCACAAGGCATGAATCTGATAAGAGCAAAGAGCATTGAGAAAGGGTGGGATCTTAAGTTGGGGGAGCTTGCCAGAATATGGAAGGGAGGGTGCATTATCCGCGCAATCTTCTTGGACCGGATCAAGAAGGCCTACGATAGGAACCCTGAGTTATCGAGTCTGCTGGTGGATCCTGAGTTTGCCAAAGAGATACAAGATCGCCAATCGGCTTGGCGCCGAGTCGTTTGTCTTGCTATCAACTCGGGCATAAGCACTCCAGGGATGTCAGCTAGTTTAGCTTACTTTGACACCTACAGGAGGGAAAGTGTGCCTGCCAATTTGGTTCAAGCCCAAAGAGATTACTTTGGAGCTCATACATATGAGAGGATTGACATTCCTGGGGCTTTCCATACCGAATGGTTCAAGATTGCGAAGCAGTCCAAGATCTGA